Proteins encoded within one genomic window of Balaenoptera ricei isolate mBalRic1 chromosome 10, mBalRic1.hap2, whole genome shotgun sequence:
- the KCNJ4 gene encoding inward rectifier potassium channel 4: protein MHGHSRNGQAHVPRRKRRNRFVKKNGQCNVYFANLSNKSQRYMADIFTTCVDTRWRYMLMIFSAAFLVSWLFFGLLFWCIAFFHGDLEAGPAGAAAGAPVVGGGGAAPAAPKPCIMHVNGFLGAFLFSVETQTTIGYGFRCVTEECPLAVIAVVVQSIVGCVIDSFMIGTIMAKMARPKKRAQTLLFSHHAVISVRDGKLCLMWRVGNLRKSHIVEAHVRAQLIKPYMTQEGEYLPLDQRDLNVGYDIGLDRIFLVSPIIIVHEIDEDSPLYGMGKEELESEDFEIVVILEGMVEATAMTTQARSSYLASEILWGHRFEPVVFEEKSHYKVDYSRFHKTYEVAGTPCCSARELQESKITVLPAPPPPPSAFCYENELALMSQEEEEMEEEAAAAAAVAAGLGLEAGSKEEAGIIRMLEFGSHLDLERMQATLPLDNISYRRESAI, encoded by the coding sequence ATGCACGGGCACAGCCGCAACGGGCAGGCCCACGTGCCCCGGCGGAAACGCCGCAACCGCTTCGTCAAGAAGAACGGCCAATGCAACGTCTACTTCGCCAACCTGAGCAACAAGTCGCAGCGCTACATGGCGGACATCTTCACCACCTGCGTGGACACACGCTGGCGCTACATGCTGATGATCTTTTCCGCggccttccttgtctcctggCTCTTTTTTGGCCTCCTCTTCTGGTGCATCGCCTTCTTCCACGGTGACCTGGAGGCCGGCCCGGCGGGGGCCGCGGCGGGGGCCCCGGTGGTGGGAGGCGGCGGGGCGGCCCCGGCGGCCCCCAAGCCCTGCATCATGCACGTGAACGGCTTCCTGGGTGCCTTCCTGTTCTCAGTGGAGACGCAGACGACCATCGGCTACGGGTTCCGCTGCGTGACGGAGGAGTGCCCGCTGGCGGTCATCGCCGTGGTGGTCCAGTCCATCGTGGGCTGCGTCATCGACTCCTTCATGATTGGCACCATCATGGCCAAGATGGCGCGGCCCAAGAAGCGGGCGCAGACGCTGCTGTTCAGCCACCACGCGGTCATCTCGGTGCGCGACGGCAAGCTCTGCCTGATGTGGCGCGTGGGCAACCTGCGCAAGAGCCACATCGTGGAGGCCCACGTGCGGGCCCAGCTCATCAAGCCCTACATGACCCAGGAGGGCGAGTACCTGCCGCTGGACCAGCGGGACCTCAACGTGGGCTACGACATCGGCCTGGACCGCATCTTCCTGGTGTCGCCCATCATCATCGTCCACGAGATCGACGAGGACAGCCCGCTCTACGGCATGGGCAAGGAGGAGCTGGAGTCGGAGGACTTTGAGATCGTGGTCATCCTGGAGGGCATGGTGGAGGCCACTGCCATGACCACCCAGGCCCGCAGCTCCTACCTGGCCAGCGAGATCCTATGGGGCCACCGCTTCGAGCCCGTGGTCTTTGAGGAGAAGAGCCACTACAAGGTGGACTACTCGCGCTTCCACAAGACCTACGAGGTGGCCGGCACGCCCTGCTGCTCCGCCCGGGAGCTGCAGGAGAGCAAGATCACCGTGCTGCCCGCTCCGCCGCCCCCGCCCAGTGCCTTCTGCTACGAGAACGAGCTGGCCCTCATGagccaggaggaagaggagatggaggaggaggccGCGGCCGCTGCCGCCGTGGCCGCGGGCCTGGGCCTGGAGGCAGGCTCCAAGGAGGAGGCGGGCATCATCCGGATGCTGGAGTTTGGCAGCCACCTGGATCTGGAGCGCATGCAAGCCACCCTCCCGCTGGACAACATCTCCTACCGCAGGGAGTCCGCCATCTGA